In Mytilus trossulus isolate FHL-02 chromosome 6, PNRI_Mtr1.1.1.hap1, whole genome shotgun sequence, a single window of DNA contains:
- the LOC134723108 gene encoding toll-like receptor 6, with product MRYYVTITILNIFPLFGLKLNIVTVTNERNDNWVVKQQQMNNSIEKITNFSDVMNEFESHENWSRLCNISHLRHSYFDIVCVIQGDSSIKLSEFRNFTDKVSSNIRFDVSVTCEDGIIHFPWPFRADKLNSIYIKDCRIKDYRADYKNELINSIPDTIKYLQMDNVIISQRVGDLYDSIPKANSPITRAAECGPENAFSIIQRGTNVTFEDLENQHLFDFSTALNQHNYYFNTQKRSCLYNNLEVYEMSGKKENLRKNDINKILYTDVAVSLKILNFSNNGMFDTYYKMQGWQRRFPVMEYIDFSKNNIQVLPMIPDYGLAVRKNKSVVTIDLRRNNITSLTKHMIDSFSTHEFVKVDISENPFVCDCGVLEVMAYLTSKTMPKVYDYLGSLECSKPSKFRGRKLLNMSATDLNCIKETIVNFQVVVFSIITITLIIITLLTIYFRNMIKVILFTRLNIKCPCELRSVTAVEKEYDAFIAYSEKDVEWVIHTALPKLESDDAGKACSLCLHHRDFIVGNTIADNIYNSVENSYHTILLITNDFLRSEWCMMEFRTALRKSLHDKGRHLIIVLKGNISLDNIDPDLKSCLNSQTYLKIGDVLFWDKLKYAISFRHNT from the coding sequence ATGAGATACTATGTCACAATCACAATCCTTAATATTTTTCCTTTATTTGGACTTAAACTTAATATCGTTACCGTAACAAACGAAAGGAATGATAATTGGGTTGTAAAACAACAGCAGATGAATAATTCCATagaaaaaattaccaatttttcTGATGTGATGAATGAGTTTGAAAGTCATGAGAACTGGAGTCGGCTATGTAATATATCACATCTTAGACACAGTTACTTTGACATTGTATGTGTTATTCAAGGTGATTCCAGTATCAAGTTATCAGAATTTAGAAATTTTACAGATAAAGtatcatcaaatataagatttgACGTATCCGTTACTTGTGAAGATGGTATCATACACTTTCCCTGGCCGTTCAGAGCTGACAAACTAAATAGTATTTACATCAAAGACTGTCGAATCAAAGATTACAGAGCCGATTACAAGAATGAGTTGATAAATAGCATTCCCGACACaattaaatatcttcaaatgGACAACGTCATTATTAGTCAAAGGGTTGGAGACTTATATGACTCAATACCAAAAGCAAACTCGCCTATAACAAGAGCTGCAGAATGTGGACCGGAAAATGCTTTTTCAATTATTCAGAGGGGGACAAATGTGACATTTGAAGATTTAGAAAACCAgcatttgtttgatttcagcaCTGCACTCAATCAACATAACTATTATTTTAACACACAGAAGAGATCCTGTTTGTACAACAACCTTGAGGTTTATGAAATGAGTGGGAAGAAAGAGAACCTTAGAAAGAATGACATCAATAAGATTTTGTATACCGACGTTGCAGTAAGtctcaaaatattgaatttttctaATAATGGGATGTTTGACACTTATTATAAAATGCAAGGCTGGCAACGACGATTCCCAGTAATGGAATATATAgacttttctaaaaataacaTACAAGTCCTTCCTATGATACCAGATTACGGATTAGCtgtgagaaaaaacaaatcagtCGTAACAATCGATTTACGGCGTAATAATATAACTTCACTAACAAAACATATGATAGACTCATTCTCAACTCATGAATTTGTTAAAGTCGACATCAGTGAAAATCCGTTTGTATGTGATTGTGGAGTACTTGAAGTAATGGCATATCTAACTTCAAAGACTATGCCAAAAGTTTATGATTACCTTGGGTCGCTAGAGTGTTCAAAACCCTCCAAATTCCGTGGACGTAAGCTATTAAATATGTCCGCTACAGATCTTAACTGTATCAAGGAGACAATTGTAAACTTTCAAGTAGTTGTTTTTAGCATCATAACAATAACATTGATCATTATAACTTTATTGACAATCTATTTCAGGAATATGATCaaagttattttgtttactCGACTCAATATAAAATGTCCATGTGAACTCAGAAGTGTCACAGCCGTTGAAAAAGAGTATGATGCATTTATTGCCTACAGCGAGAAAGATGTTGAATGGGTTATACATACAGCTTTACCTAAGTTGGAGTCAGATGACGCTGGGAAAGCATGCAGTCTCTGTCTTCATCATAGAGATTTTATAGTTGGTAATACCATAGCTGATAATATATACAACAGTGTTGAAAACAGCTATCACACCATCTTACTTATAACCAATGATTTCTTGAGGAGTGAATGGTGTATGATGGAGTTCCGAACAGCTTTGAGGAAAAGTTTACACGATAAAGGTCGTCATTTGATAATTGTGTTGAAGGGTAATATTTCTTTGGATAATATTGATCCTGATTTGAAAAGTTGTCTCAATTCTCAAACCTATCTTAAAATTGGAGATGTGTTATTTTGGGATAAACTAAAATATGCAATATCATTTAGACAtaacacttaa
- the LOC134723864 gene encoding uncharacterized protein LOC134723864, with amino-acid sequence MGFCSYQSLCVGLLLFVIFAHHVTTEHKNKIQSAKKFSQLSGYVADNTTLSILQPWQQFCKEIDLPIQDKPGEYYTEIICKVNNNVLNFLDFRRFTSRIKEDTLFSVDITCGHNGSVFFPYPGRARLLHSLRISGCILNGFTSEATSDDIDTIPDSMKYFTLVNSVIYMTQNDFQQFQGAKHLTKSFQCGNVNAIKIIENSISCWIGNESKRSRLETFQVRPNFRERTCTYKYLRHLQKSFSIIQPFTRQIDKSMYPNIEILNFSAANVIETPKHLQEWRLGAKDLKYLDLSHNLIEGVFPIICYDKYKGDSPEGFVDLRYNNISSLTQYVIRTWLRDICHKLTVDIRNNPFMCDCGVKNFQNIFQYIDNQMASSYYDVRENNFSRYTYLYDLKCYNPPSLRGRKISKLSLSEIGCKPKLQTVTTVPSGLIIVVMLVSFFLCVCLFVGIRYREQIAVSCSKWLSSYCRPCYNFTVSKNDNVNAINYTDMTF; translated from the coding sequence ATGGGTTTTTGTTCGTATCAATCATTATGTGTTGGTCTCCTACTGTTTGTAATATTTGCTCATCACGTGACGACTGAACACAAAAACAAGATTCAATCAGCAAAGAAATTCTCTCAACTATCAGGGTATGTAGCAGATAATACTACGTTGTCTATCTTACAACCATGGCAACAGTTTTGTAAGGAAATAGATTTACCAATACAAGACAAACCTGGTGAATACTATACCGAGATTATTTGTAAAGTCAACAACAATGTTTTAAACTTTCTCGATTTTCGACGCTTTACATCCAGAATTAAAGAAGATACGTTATTTTCCGTTGACATAACGTGTGGCCATAATGGAAGCGTTTTCTTTCCATACCCGGGCCGAGCACGTCTCCTCCATTCATTACGAATATCAGGCTGTATTTTGAATGGATTTACATCCGAAGCCACATCTGATGATATTGATACAATACCTGatagtatgaaatatttcactTTGGTCAATTCAGTGATATATATGACTCAAAATGATTTTCAACAGTTTCAAGGAGCAAAACATTTGACTAAGTCTTTTCAATGCGGTAATGTAAACgctattaaaataattgaaaacagtATATCTTGCTGGATTGGTAATGAGAGTAAACGTTCAAGATTAGAAACTTTTCAAGTGCGACCTAATTTCCGTGAACGCACCTGCACCTATAAATATCTTCGACATTTGCAGAAAagtttttcaataattcaaCCATTCACTAGACAGATTGATAAATCTATGTATCCTAATATTGAAATCCTCAACTTTAGTGCAGCTAATGTGATTGAAACACCAAAACATTTACAGGAATGGAGGCTAGGAGCAAAGGATTTGAAATATCTAGATCTCAGTCACAACCTAATAGAAGGTGTTTTTCCTATCATATGTTATGATAAATACAAAGGTGATAGCCCTGAAGGATTTGTAGATTTACGCTATAATAACATATCATCACTCACACAATACGTAATAAGAACATGGTTACGTGATATATGTCATAAACTAACAGTTGATATACGAAATAATCCGTTTATGTGTGATTGCGGTGTAAAGAACTTTCAAAACATTTTCCAATATATAGACAATCAAATGGCATCATCATATTATGATGTGAGAGAAAATAATTTCTCTCGTTATACATATCTGTATGATCTTAAATGCTACAATCCACCTTCACTGCGGGGGAgaaaaatttctaaattatcaCTTAGTGAAATCGGATGCAAGCCTAAATTACAAACAGTAACAACTGTTCCATCAGGGCTTATTATAGTAGTGATGCttgttagtttttttctttgtgtGTGTCTTTTTGTTGGTATCAGATATAGAGAACAAATTGCTGTAAGTTGTAGTAAGTGGCTTAGTTCTTACTGTCGACCATGTTATAATTTCACGGTTTCTAAGAATGACAATGTGAATGCAATTAACTATACTGatatgactttttaa
- the LOC134723109 gene encoding toll-like receptor 6 yields the protein MYPLLRLGFALYICSVTTERSIELATEERTNRSKDTYTNFSYVMNEFESLENWNRLCNISQTGHIAFDIVCIVEGNSSIKLSEFRNFTNHISSHIRFDLSVICKDGIIHFPWPFRTDKLNRIYIKDCRIKDYRTDFKNSLINSIPDTIKHLQMDNVTIILRIGELYDSLSKANSPITRAAECGPENAFSIIQRGTMANIEDMYNYFMFDLETAIQQYNHYFNIQKRTCLYNNLEVFESSGMKDLEKNDVNKIVHTDVAENLKILNFSGNGMFDTIYKLQGWRLRFPVMEYIDFSNNNIKVIPMIRDYGMTVKKTKAVGLIDIRRNNITSLTKGMIDSFSTHEFVKVDISENPFLCDCGIIEVMEYLSAKTMPTAYDYLRTLKCENPSKVRGRQMITLSSTELNCNKETVINFPVVVMGIITITLFVITFLTIYFRNMIKVILFTRLNINLPCEFRNVAHEEKVYDAFIGYSEKDMDWVLHTALPKLETEDAGRACRLCLHHRDFIVGNTIADNIYNSVENSYHTILLISNEFLKSEWCMMEFRTALRKSLHDKGRHLIIVLKGNITVDNIDPDLKSCLNSHTYLKIGDVLFWDRLKYAISLRQ from the coding sequence atgtatccCTTGCTTCGACTTGGATTTGCATTATACATCTGTTCCGTTACTACAGAAAGGAGTATTGAGTTGGCAACTGAAGAACGGACAAATAGATCAAAAGATACATATACCAATTTTTCTTATGTTATGAATGAGTTTGAAAGCCTTGAGAACTGGAATAGGCTATGTAatatatcacaaactggtcacaTTGCCTTTGATATTGTGTGTATCGTTGAGGGTAACTCCAGTATAAAGTTATCAGAATTTAGAAATTTTACGAATCATATATCGTCACATATCCGATTTGACTTATCCGTTATCTGTAAAGATGGTATCATTCACTTTCCTTGGCCATTCAGAACAGACAAACTAAATAGAATCTACATCAAAGATTGTCGAATTAAAGATTACAGAACTGATTTCAAGAATTCGTTAATTAACAGCATTCCCGACACaatcaaacatttacaaatggaCAACGTCACTATTATCCTAAGGATTGGAGAATTATACGACTCATTGTCAAAGGCTAACTCGCCTATAACAAGAGCTGCAGAATGTGGACCTGAAAATGCTTTCTCTATTATTCAAAGAGGAACAATGGCGAACATTGAAGATATGTACAACTATTTTATGTTTGACCTCGAAACTGCAATCCAGCaatataatcattattttaacATTCAGAAGAGAACCTGTTTGTACAACAACCTTGAAGTTTTTGAAAGTAGTGGAatgaaagatttagaaaaaaatgatgtcAATAAGATTGTTCATACAGACGTTGcagaaaatcttaaaatattgaatttttctGGTAACGGGATGTTTGACACTATCTATAAATTGCAAGGCTGGCGACTACGATTTCCAGTAATGGAATATATAGACTTCTCcaataataacataaaagttATTCCAATGATACGAGATTACGGAATGACTGTGAAAAAGACAAAAGCAGTAGGATTAATAGATATTAGGCGTAATAACATTACTTCATTAACAAAAGGTATGATAGACTCGTTCTCAACACACGAATTTGTTAAAGTCGACATCAGTGAAAATCCTTTCTTATGTGATTGTGGAATAATTGAAGTAATGGAATATTTATCTGCAAAGACTATGCCAACAGCTTATGATTACCTCAGAACTCTAAAGTGTGAAAATCCCTCAAAAGTCCGTGGACGTCAGATGATAACTCTGTCGTCGACAGAACTAAACTGTAATAAGGAAACAGTCATCAATTTTCCAGTCGTCGTTATGGGCATCATAACAATTACATTGTTCGTCATAActtttttgacaatatatttcagaaatatgATCAAAGTAATTTTGTTTACTCGACTCAATATAAACTTACCATGTGAATTCCGAAATGTCGCACACGAAGAAAAAGTATATGATGCATTTATTGGCTACAGCGAGAAGGATATGGACTGGGTTTTACATACAGCTTTACCAAAATTGGAGACAGAGGACGCTGGGAGAGCATGCAGACTATGTCTTCATCATAGAGATTTTATAGTTGGTAATACTATAGCTGATAATATATACAACAGTGTTGAAAACAGCTATCACACCATCTTACTGATATCTAATGAGTTCTTGAAAAGTGAATGGTGCATGATGGAATTCCGAACAGCTTTGAGGAAAAGTTTACACGATAAAGGTCGTCACTTAATAATTGTGTTGAAGGGTAATATAACTGTAGATAATATTGATCCTGATTTGAAAAGTTGTCTCAATTCTCATACCTATCTTAAGATTGGAGATGTGTTATTTTGGGATAGACTGAAATATGCAATATCATTacgacaataa